The following coding sequences lie in one Bacteroides helcogenes P 36-108 genomic window:
- a CDS encoding DUF6621 family protein, which translates to MEDKVRFSENVILIDVAFLNEMACSVKEFLGMKLGRELQNIDLPVWLSYLSLDAGLREDTNEIQVLLLHGEDTHALQCCVPSDLDSLNGMACRTPLGEFAFSCVNAAGITTSEEMYLDLLNLTLDAADVKHLMLVPAHSVYGNRVEDALRKYFEGKSEEERGKAVYFAMEEPLQPIFARWDFVLYSLAQAFGIKSDEL; encoded by the coding sequence ATGGAAGACAAGGTGAGGTTCTCGGAAAACGTGATATTGATAGACGTTGCATTTTTGAATGAAATGGCATGCAGCGTTAAAGAGTTTCTGGGTATGAAGCTGGGACGTGAATTGCAAAATATAGATTTGCCTGTATGGCTTAGTTATTTGTCTTTGGATGCCGGGCTAAGAGAAGATACCAATGAGATACAGGTACTGCTGCTGCATGGCGAGGACACTCATGCACTGCAATGTTGTGTGCCTTCCGATTTGGATAGCCTCAATGGTATGGCGTGCCGCACTCCATTGGGAGAGTTCGCATTCTCGTGTGTGAATGCGGCGGGGATTACCACTTCCGAAGAAATGTATCTTGATTTGCTGAACCTGACATTGGACGCTGCTGATGTAAAACATTTGATGCTGGTTCCTGCCCATTCCGTGTATGGAAATCGTGTGGAGGATGCTTTGCGTAAGTATTTCGAGGGAAAGAGTGAGGAAGAACGCGGAAAGGCTGTCTATTTTGCAATGGAGGAGCCGTTGCAGCCGATTTTTGCCCGCTGGGACTTTGTCCTTTACTCCTTGGCGCAGGCTTTCGGCATTAAATCAGATGAGCTGTAA
- a CDS encoding DUF4252 domain-containing protein, with the protein MKTSRMILAGILLMLPLLCQAQKNLFNKYGDMKGVSSVYISRAMIETNSNLFTKDIYIGKVSGQLNSVQVISTMDNNVKKEMRKDLRSLVQSSKYELLMKQKGVVSSSEFYMSRKGDKVKELIMIVDGAATLKFVYLEGDMTLKDIQNIMMYQNTSWNGSVFNVQIAGLDLADVNISNKNWLKGLGDLEALKDLEGLKSLKELKNLKDLKNIEGLTVIELE; encoded by the coding sequence ATGAAAACAAGCAGAATGATTTTAGCAGGCATATTGTTGATGCTGCCTTTACTGTGCCAGGCACAGAAGAACCTATTCAACAAGTATGGAGATATGAAAGGGGTATCCTCGGTTTATATATCCAGGGCGATGATAGAAACGAACTCTAATCTCTTTACTAAGGATATTTATATTGGAAAGGTGTCCGGACAGTTGAATTCTGTTCAGGTAATTTCTACAATGGATAATAATGTGAAGAAAGAGATGCGTAAAGACCTTCGTTCTTTGGTACAGTCGTCCAAATATGAACTCTTGATGAAGCAGAAAGGAGTAGTCTCCAGTTCAGAGTTTTATATGAGCCGTAAAGGGGATAAAGTGAAGGAACTTATTATGATTGTAGATGGTGCGGCAACTTTGAAATTTGTATATCTGGAGGGTGATATGACCCTAAAGGATATCCAGAATATAATGATGTATCAGAATACAAGCTGGAACGGTAGTGTGTTTAATGTGCAGATTGCCGGACTTGATTTGGCGGATGTGAATATCAGTAATAAGAATTGGTTGAAAGGCTTGGGGGATTTGGAGGCTTTAAAGGACTTGGAGGGCTTGAAGAGTCTGAAGGAATTGAAGAATCTGAAAGATTTGAAGAATATAGAAGGCTTGACAGTGATAGAATTGGAGTGA
- a CDS encoding YeiH family protein: MASNQVLAKSIGLSFLQSNKKIIYVSLLIILSFFLFLDYIPGMHVYSAWVTPPVALFLGLAFALLCGQAHPKFNKKTSKYLLQYSVVGLGFGMNLQASLASGREGMEFTVVSVVGTLLIGWIIGRKCLKVDRDTSYLISSGTAICGGSAIAAVGPVLKANDSEMSVALGTIFILNAIALFVFPMVGHALNMSQHEFGTWAAIAIHDTSSVVGAGAAYGEEALKVATTIKLTRALWIIPLAFATSFIFKSKGQKISIPWFIFFFVLAMIFNTYVLDVSETGALIGAGINNFARKTLTITLFFIGASLSRDVLKAVGIKPLIQGVLLWVVISLSTLAYIYWWS, translated from the coding sequence ATGGCTTCAAATCAAGTATTGGCAAAAAGTATCGGCTTATCTTTTCTTCAAAGTAATAAAAAGATTATTTATGTTTCTCTCCTGATCATTCTCTCCTTTTTCTTGTTTCTGGATTATATTCCCGGTATGCATGTTTACTCGGCGTGGGTTACTCCTCCGGTGGCGTTGTTTCTGGGACTGGCATTTGCCTTGTTGTGCGGTCAGGCTCATCCTAAGTTCAATAAGAAAACTTCCAAATATCTGTTACAATATTCTGTGGTAGGTTTAGGTTTCGGCATGAATTTGCAGGCGTCATTGGCTTCCGGCAGAGAAGGAATGGAGTTTACTGTCGTTTCCGTGGTAGGGACATTGCTCATCGGTTGGATTATAGGACGTAAATGCTTGAAAGTGGATCGTGACACATCTTACCTTATCAGTTCCGGAACCGCCATTTGCGGCGGTAGTGCCATTGCGGCCGTGGGACCGGTATTGAAGGCCAACGACAGTGAAATGTCAGTGGCGCTGGGCACTATTTTTATATTGAATGCTATTGCGCTGTTCGTATTTCCGATGGTGGGGCATGCCTTGAACATGAGCCAGCATGAGTTTGGAACTTGGGCGGCCATTGCCATCCATGATACCAGTTCGGTAGTGGGAGCAGGAGCAGCTTATGGGGAAGAAGCTCTGAAAGTAGCCACCACTATTAAGTTGACTCGCGCATTATGGATTATACCTTTGGCATTTGCCACCTCTTTTATCTTTAAGAGCAAGGGACAGAAAATCAGTATTCCCTGGTTCATCTTCTTCTTCGTGTTGGCAATGATTTTCAATACCTATGTATTGGATGTTTCCGAAACGGGGGCTCTTATCGGGGCAGGCATTAATAACTTTGCTCGCAAAACTCTGACTATTACTCTGTTCTTTATTGGCGCGTCTCTGTCACGTGATGTTCTGAAAGCTGTAGGAATAAAACCGCTTATTCAAGGTGTCTTGCTGTGGGTGGTGATCAGCCTGAGTACATTGGCTTATATTTATTGGTGGTCTTGA
- a CDS encoding Crp/Fnr family transcriptional regulator — protein sequence MEIMIKKFCKKYRLPEKSLSELLSYMTEIHFAKGTSIVKEGERNTNFYLLKRGIWRAYYLKDGTENSLWFAGPGDTAFSSWGYVDGEASPINIESINDSIAYRISKSDLETLFSKSIDMANFGRKIFEHEILSVDMASVAYGTPPTAKERYLALMEDNPELLQDVPLKHLASYLYITPQSLSRIRAGLKKK from the coding sequence ATGGAAATAATGATCAAGAAATTCTGCAAAAAATATAGGCTTCCTGAGAAAAGTTTATCCGAACTTCTATCATACATGACAGAAATCCACTTCGCCAAGGGAACATCCATCGTCAAAGAAGGAGAACGAAACACGAATTTCTATCTCCTGAAGCGAGGGATATGGCGGGCTTATTATCTAAAAGATGGGACGGAGAATTCCTTATGGTTCGCCGGTCCGGGAGATACCGCTTTTTCTTCATGGGGCTATGTGGACGGAGAAGCTTCACCGATCAACATAGAATCCATAAATGACAGCATAGCCTACCGCATATCCAAGTCTGATCTGGAAACACTTTTTTCCAAATCCATAGACATGGCAAACTTTGGCAGAAAGATTTTTGAACATGAAATCTTATCCGTCGATATGGCTTCAGTAGCCTACGGCACTCCTCCCACGGCCAAAGAAAGGTATCTGGCATTGATGGAGGATAACCCGGAACTGCTGCAAGATGTGCCTCTCAAACATCTGGCATCCTATCTATACATCACACCGCAATCTTTGAGCCGCATCCGGGCAGGGCTAAAGAAGAAGTAA
- a CDS encoding saccharopine dehydrogenase family protein, giving the protein MGKVLIIGAGGVGTVVAHKVAQNPDIFTEIMIASRTKSKCDAVVKAIGNPNIKTAQVNADNVDELVTLFNSFKPEIVINVALPYQDLTIMEACLKAGVNYLDTANYEPKDVAHFEYSWQWAYKKRFEDAGLTAILGCGFDPGVSGIYTAYAAKHHFDEIQYLDIVDCNAGNHHKAFATNFNPEINIREITQNGRYYENGEWVTTKPLEIHKDLTYPNIGPRDSYLLYHEELESLVKNFPTIKRARFWMTFGQEYLTHLRVIQNIGMARIDEVEYNGMKIVPLQFLKAVLPNPQDLGENYEGETSIGCRIRGLKDGKERTYYVYNNCSHQEAYKETGMQGVSYTTGVPAMIGAMMFLKGLWKKPGVWNVEEFNPDPFMEQLNKQGLPWHEVIDGDLEV; this is encoded by the coding sequence ATGGGTAAAGTTCTTATTATCGGTGCAGGCGGTGTAGGTACCGTTGTTGCGCACAAAGTGGCTCAGAATCCTGACATATTTACTGAAATCATGATTGCCAGCCGCACAAAGTCCAAATGTGACGCCGTTGTAAAAGCGATTGGCAACCCTAACATCAAAACCGCCCAAGTCAATGCAGACAACGTGGACGAACTGGTGACACTCTTCAATAGCTTCAAACCTGAAATCGTCATAAACGTAGCCCTCCCCTATCAAGATCTCACCATCATGGAGGCTTGCCTGAAGGCCGGTGTAAACTATTTGGATACGGCAAATTATGAGCCGAAAGATGTAGCCCACTTTGAATACAGTTGGCAATGGGCCTACAAGAAACGTTTTGAAGACGCTGGGCTGACTGCCATCCTGGGCTGTGGTTTTGATCCGGGCGTAAGCGGTATTTATACTGCATACGCAGCCAAGCATCACTTTGACGAAATACAATATCTGGATATCGTGGATTGCAATGCTGGTAATCACCACAAAGCATTTGCCACCAATTTCAATCCTGAAATCAATATCCGCGAAATCACCCAGAATGGACGTTACTACGAAAACGGCGAATGGGTAACCACCAAACCTCTGGAAATCCACAAAGATCTGACCTATCCCAACATCGGCCCACGCGACTCCTACTTGCTTTATCACGAAGAGTTGGAATCTCTTGTAAAGAATTTCCCAACCATTAAACGCGCACGCTTCTGGATGACATTCGGCCAAGAGTATCTGACACATTTACGTGTCATCCAAAATATCGGCATGGCACGGATTGACGAAGTAGAATACAACGGCATGAAGATTGTTCCGTTACAGTTCCTAAAAGCCGTACTTCCCAATCCGCAGGATTTGGGAGAAAACTACGAAGGAGAAACCTCCATCGGCTGCCGTATTCGTGGGTTGAAGGACGGAAAAGAACGTACCTACTATGTATATAACAATTGCAGCCATCAGGAAGCCTATAAAGAAACCGGCATGCAAGGAGTAAGCTATACCACAGGTGTTCCTGCAATGATCGGGGCCATGATGTTCCTCAAAGGCCTCTGGAAAAAACCGGGTGTATGGAATGTAGAAGAGTTTAATCCTGACCCGTTCATGGAACAACTCAACAAACAAGGCTTACCTTGGCACGAAGTAATTGACGGAGATTTGGAAGTTTAA
- a CDS encoding LysR family transcriptional regulator, which translates to MSDFRLKVFQSVAKNLSFTKASQELFISQPAITKHVQELETSYQTRLFDRQGSKISLTESGKLLLEHCDRILEDYKRLEYEMHLLHNEYTGELKLGASTTIAQYVLPAMLGSFIGKFPQVSLSLMNGNSREIEAALQEHRIDLGLVEGVFRLPNLKYTTFLADELVAVVRTNSKLALGDEITPEDLLNLPLVLRERGSGTLDVFERALHQHNIKLSSLKVLMYLGSTESIKLFLEHTDCLGIVSVRSISRELYSGQLRVVEIKGLPMLREFSFAQPQGQESGLAQVFMQFAINHNHKL; encoded by the coding sequence ATGAGTGATTTCCGTTTAAAAGTGTTTCAGTCCGTTGCGAAGAACCTGAGTTTTACAAAAGCTTCGCAAGAATTGTTTATCAGCCAGCCTGCCATAACCAAGCATGTGCAGGAATTGGAGACTTCTTACCAGACACGGCTGTTTGACCGGCAGGGAAGCAAGATTAGCCTGACAGAATCGGGGAAGTTGCTCTTGGAGCATTGTGACCGGATTTTAGAGGATTACAAGCGGCTGGAATATGAAATGCATTTGCTACACAATGAATATACCGGGGAATTGAAATTGGGCGCCAGCACTACCATTGCGCAGTATGTGCTACCTGCAATGCTGGGCAGCTTCATTGGGAAATTTCCCCAGGTCAGCCTGTCATTGATGAACGGTAATTCCAGGGAGATTGAGGCCGCACTGCAAGAACACCGCATTGATCTGGGGCTGGTGGAAGGCGTATTCCGGCTGCCTAACCTTAAATATACTACTTTTCTGGCAGATGAACTTGTAGCCGTAGTCCGTACCAATTCCAAATTGGCGTTAGGGGATGAAATTACTCCGGAGGATTTGTTGAATTTGCCTTTGGTGCTTCGTGAAAGGGGGTCGGGCACTTTGGATGTTTTTGAAAGGGCGTTGCATCAGCATAATATAAAGTTATCATCCTTGAAGGTTTTGATGTATTTGGGCAGTACGGAGAGTATCAAACTCTTTTTGGAGCATACTGATTGTCTGGGAATCGTTTCTGTACGTTCCATCAGCCGTGAACTCTATTCCGGACAACTGCGTGTCGTTGAAATAAAAGGATTGCCTATGCTGCGTGAGTTTAGTTTTGCACAGCCTCAGGGACAGGAGAGTGGTTTGGCGCAGGTTTTTATGCAATTTGCCATAAACCATAATCATAAGTTATAG
- a CDS encoding RNA polymerase sigma factor: MDVESFKKEFLPYHHKLYCIACKLLENTADAEDLVQEAYLKLWDKREGLTVISNPEAFSVTLVKNMCFDLLRSGKYTLSKQVVELKEVHDVSSTDNLEARDEVRQVKNIISHLPEQQRCIVTLRDVKGCSYEEIEQITGLNATNVRVLLSRARKRIREEFNKWNNYEG, encoded by the coding sequence ATGGACGTTGAAAGTTTTAAGAAAGAGTTTCTGCCATATCATCACAAGCTGTACTGCATAGCCTGTAAGCTATTGGAGAATACGGCTGACGCTGAAGATCTGGTACAGGAGGCTTATCTGAAGCTGTGGGACAAAAGAGAGGGATTGACGGTAATCAGCAATCCTGAAGCTTTCAGCGTTACTTTGGTGAAGAACATGTGCTTTGATCTGCTTCGTTCCGGGAAATATACATTGAGTAAACAAGTGGTGGAGCTGAAGGAAGTGCATGATGTTTCTTCCACTGATAATCTGGAGGCGCGTGATGAAGTGCGGCAAGTGAAAAATATTATCTCTCATCTGCCTGAGCAACAACGGTGTATTGTAACATTGAGGGATGTGAAAGGTTGTTCTTATGAAGAAATAGAACAGATCACAGGATTGAATGCAACAAATGTCCGTGTACTGTTGTCCCGGGCAAGAAAAAGGATACGTGAGGAATTTAATAAATGGAATAACTATGAAGGTTGA
- a CDS encoding MATE family efflux transporter: MEKMRDSIDFKNTNVVTLFRKLLLPTVMGMIFSALFVITDGIFVGKGIGSDALAAVNIVAPLWLFSTGIGLMFGVGASVVASIHLSHDKIKTARINITQSIAVSSLLLVCTSVIFCLFAPQVVLLLGSSERLMPLAVEYMRWFVPFSAFTALLNSGMFFVRLDGSPNYAMMCNIIAAVLNILLDYLFIFPFGWGMFGAALASAIGTTVGALMIIFYLMRHRCALRFYPVKLSLKSMLLTFRNIGYMCRLGSSAFLCEVAIACMMFVGNRVFIHYLKEDGVAAFSIACYFFPIIFMVYNAIAQSAQPIISYNHGLQESQRVRHTYLLALKTALACGVIFAAVTALCSREIVGMFISRSYPAYDIAVKGLPLYASGFVFFAVNIISIGFFQSVERAKYATFITLLRGFILLTACFFGLPLVLGNPGIWLATPLAELLTTLFIIIIYISGKKKRKENSISLPHGNNDQEILQKI; the protein is encoded by the coding sequence ATGGAAAAGATGAGAGACAGCATCGACTTCAAAAACACAAACGTTGTCACATTATTCAGGAAATTATTGCTTCCCACGGTAATGGGAATGATTTTCTCGGCGCTATTCGTCATTACAGACGGCATTTTCGTCGGGAAGGGTATCGGAAGCGATGCTTTAGCGGCTGTCAACATCGTAGCACCATTGTGGCTGTTTTCTACGGGCATCGGGCTGATGTTCGGTGTAGGTGCATCCGTAGTGGCATCCATACATCTGTCACACGATAAAATAAAAACTGCGCGTATCAATATCACGCAGTCAATAGCTGTGTCTTCTTTATTATTGGTATGCACTTCTGTCATATTCTGCCTTTTTGCTCCGCAAGTAGTGCTTTTGTTAGGCAGTTCGGAACGTCTCATGCCATTAGCTGTGGAATATATGCGCTGGTTTGTACCCTTCTCCGCATTCACGGCATTACTCAATTCGGGCATGTTCTTCGTACGTCTGGACGGTTCGCCCAACTATGCCATGATGTGCAATATTATTGCAGCCGTACTAAACATTCTGTTGGATTATCTTTTCATTTTCCCCTTTGGCTGGGGAATGTTTGGCGCGGCATTGGCCAGTGCCATAGGCACTACGGTAGGAGCGTTGATGATTATCTTCTACCTGATGCGCCACCGGTGTGCACTGCGTTTCTATCCAGTAAAACTGAGCCTGAAGAGTATGCTGCTGACATTCCGCAACATAGGCTACATGTGCCGTCTGGGCTCGTCTGCCTTTCTGTGCGAAGTAGCCATCGCGTGCATGATGTTTGTAGGCAACCGAGTGTTCATACATTATCTGAAAGAAGATGGAGTGGCTGCCTTCAGCATTGCCTGTTATTTTTTCCCTATCATATTTATGGTATATAATGCCATCGCCCAGTCGGCACAACCCATCATCAGTTACAATCATGGTTTACAAGAAAGCCAGCGGGTTCGCCACACTTACCTGCTGGCACTGAAGACAGCTTTGGCCTGCGGTGTCATATTTGCAGCGGTCACCGCACTGTGCAGCCGGGAGATTGTCGGCATGTTCATATCCCGCAGCTATCCCGCGTATGACATAGCCGTAAAAGGCCTGCCACTGTACGCCTCCGGTTTCGTGTTTTTTGCAGTCAACATCATCTCCATCGGTTTCTTTCAGAGTGTGGAACGAGCAAAATATGCCACCTTCATCACCTTGCTGCGTGGATTCATCCTATTAACTGCATGTTTCTTTGGACTGCCCTTAGTATTAGGAAATCCGGGAATCTGGCTTGCCACTCCACTTGCAGAACTGTTAACCACACTTTTCATAATCATAATTTATATAAGCGGGAAAAAGAAGCGCAAGGAAAATTCCATATCTTTGCCACATGGAAATAATGATCAAGAAATTCTGCAAAAAATATAG
- a CDS encoding META domain-containing protein — protein sequence MKKVFVSFCMAGILVGLSSCGSTKNAATLPSISGEWNIIEINGVVVVPAPDQEFPFIGFDTKNGKVYGNSGCNRMMGSFDVNSKPGTISLGALGSTRMACPDMTVEQNVLSALSQVKKYKKLGRDNMALCGPSNRPILVLQRKEATVKLADLAGKWMIGEVAGEAVPEALESQPFIEFNIAEKRLNGNAGCNIINGTFRIEEESAASISFLQVVSTMMACPDQAMEGRVLKALNAVRSFGRLTGGGIGFYDADNNLVMVLLRK from the coding sequence ATGAAAAAGGTATTTGTTTCTTTTTGCATGGCAGGCATATTGGTAGGCTTGTCGTCTTGCGGTTCAACCAAGAATGCGGCTACTCTTCCTTCCATTAGTGGCGAGTGGAATATAATAGAAATCAATGGTGTGGTTGTGGTTCCTGCCCCGGATCAGGAGTTTCCTTTTATCGGTTTTGATACGAAGAACGGAAAAGTTTATGGTAATAGCGGATGTAACCGTATGATGGGATCGTTCGATGTAAATTCCAAGCCCGGCACAATCAGCTTGGGAGCTCTGGGTAGTACCCGTATGGCATGTCCTGATATGACTGTCGAACAGAATGTTTTGTCTGCCTTGTCGCAGGTAAAGAAGTATAAGAAGCTGGGAAGGGACAACATGGCTCTGTGCGGACCGTCCAACCGTCCCATCCTTGTTTTACAAAGGAAAGAAGCCACAGTTAAGTTGGCTGATCTGGCAGGTAAATGGATGATTGGCGAGGTTGCCGGAGAAGCAGTTCCCGAAGCATTGGAAAGCCAGCCGTTCATCGAATTCAATATTGCTGAAAAAAGGTTGAATGGAAATGCCGGTTGCAACATAATTAATGGCACTTTCCGTATCGAAGAAGAAAGCGCGGCGTCCATTTCTTTTCTGCAGGTTGTCAGCACAATGATGGCGTGTCCCGATCAGGCAATGGAAGGACGTGTGCTGAAAGCTTTGAATGCTGTTCGTTCTTTTGGCAGATTGACTGGTGGGGGCATCGGATTTTATGATGCGGATAATAATCTGGTAATGGTGTTGCTAAGGAAGTGA
- the bcp gene encoding thioredoxin-dependent thiol peroxidase, with the protein MKVGDKAPEVLGVNEKGEEIRLNDYRGKKIVLYFYPKDMTSGCTAQACNLRDNYSELRKAGYEVIGVSVDNEKSHQKFIEKNNLPFTLIADTDKKLVEQFGVWGEKSMYGRKYMGTFRTTFIINEEGVIERIIAPKEVKTKEHAAQIL; encoded by the coding sequence GTGAAAGTTGGAGACAAAGCACCTGAAGTATTGGGTGTCAATGAAAAAGGAGAGGAAATTCGCCTGAATGATTATAGAGGAAAGAAGATAGTGCTCTATTTCTATCCCAAAGATATGACTTCCGGTTGCACCGCACAAGCTTGCAACCTACGTGACAACTATTCCGAACTGCGCAAAGCCGGATACGAAGTTATCGGTGTAAGTGTGGACAACGAGAAGTCACACCAGAAGTTTATTGAAAAAAACAATCTCCCCTTTACCTTGATTGCGGACACCGACAAGAAACTTGTAGAACAGTTTGGTGTGTGGGGAGAAAAAAGCATGTATGGACGTAAATATATGGGAACCTTCCGCACAACCTTCATTATCAATGAAGAAGGAGTGATTGAGCGCATCATTGCCCCCAAGGAAGTAAAGACCAAAGAGCACGCCGCACAAATCTTGTGA
- a CDS encoding helix-turn-helix domain-containing protein, which translates to MEKSNIYIGEIIKDVMIERQVTKAELARRLNVKPQSVDYMLTRKSIDTDTLYNVSKALDYDFALLYSIHREQTNFDEKEQEYRLSSAKVLVELELKPEDIVKLNLKRRIADILK; encoded by the coding sequence ATGGAAAAGAGTAATATATATATTGGCGAGATTATAAAGGACGTGATGATTGAAAGGCAGGTGACGAAAGCGGAACTTGCACGGAGACTGAATGTTAAGCCTCAAAGCGTTGACTATATGTTGACTCGGAAAAGCATTGATACAGATACGTTGTATAATGTGTCAAAGGCATTGGATTATGATTTTGCTCTGTTGTATTCTATTCATCGCGAACAGACAAATTTTGATGAAAAGGAGCAGGAATACAGGCTTTCTTCTGCTAAAGTGCTGGTGGAGTTGGAATTGAAACCGGAAGATATTGTAAAATTGAATCTCAAAAGAAGAATCGCGGATATATTGAAGTAA
- the recA gene encoding recombinase RecA — protein sequence MAKKDELNFENGNNMASGEKLKALQAAMDKIEKSFGKGSIMKMGDENIEQIEVIPTGSIGLNVALGVGGYPRGRIIEIYGPESSGKTTLAIHAIAEAQKAGGIAAFIDAEHAFDRFYASKLGVDVDNLLISQPDNGEQALEIAEQLIRSSAIDIIVVDSVAALTPKAEIEGDMGDNKVGLQARLMSQALRKLTSAVSKTRTTCVFINQLREKIGVMFGNPETTTGGNALKFYASVRLDIRGGQAIKNGEEVIGKQTKVKVVKNKVAPPFRRAEFDIMFGEGISRAGEIIDLGADLGIIKKSGSWFSYNDTKIAQGRDAAKQVILDNPELAEELEGLIFDALNKKD from the coding sequence ATGGCAAAAAAAGACGAACTTAATTTTGAAAATGGAAACAACATGGCATCAGGCGAAAAACTGAAAGCTCTACAAGCTGCCATGGACAAGATAGAAAAGAGCTTTGGCAAAGGTTCTATCATGAAAATGGGCGATGAGAACATCGAACAAATAGAAGTGATCCCCACCGGCTCCATCGGACTGAATGTCGCCTTGGGTGTGGGAGGATATCCACGCGGACGCATCATCGAAATCTATGGTCCGGAATCTTCCGGTAAAACAACTCTGGCAATCCATGCCATAGCCGAAGCACAAAAGGCGGGCGGAATTGCCGCATTCATCGATGCGGAACATGCTTTTGACCGTTTCTATGCTTCCAAACTTGGCGTGGATGTGGATAACCTGCTGATCTCACAACCCGACAACGGCGAACAGGCATTGGAAATAGCCGAGCAGTTAATACGTTCTTCTGCCATTGACATTATCGTAGTGGACTCTGTGGCAGCATTGACTCCGAAAGCTGAAATCGAAGGAGATATGGGTGACAACAAAGTAGGATTGCAAGCCCGGCTCATGTCACAGGCCTTGCGCAAACTGACGTCTGCTGTCAGCAAGACACGCACCACATGCGTCTTCATCAACCAGTTGCGCGAAAAGATCGGTGTCATGTTCGGCAACCCTGAAACAACAACCGGCGGTAATGCATTGAAATTCTATGCATCTGTACGCCTCGATATCCGCGGTGGCCAAGCCATCAAGAATGGTGAAGAGGTCATAGGCAAACAAACCAAGGTGAAGGTAGTGAAGAATAAAGTGGCTCCCCCATTCCGCAGAGCAGAATTCGACATCATGTTCGGTGAAGGTATCTCTCGTGCCGGTGAAATCATCGATTTGGGTGCGGATTTGGGCATCATCAAGAAAAGTGGCTCCTGGTTCAGCTACAACGACACCAAAATCGCCCAAGGACGTGATGCTGCAAAACAAGTGATTCTTGACAACCCGGAACTGGCGGAAGAACTGGAAGGTCTTATCTTTGATGCGCTGAATAAGAAAGATTAA
- a CDS encoding UpxY family transcription antiterminator: MTAFQQIKERLEKKRSWYMILTSLRAELKIKARLEDMGIMTYLPFTSVKRHWDGKTKEIRTPAIARCVFIYASNEEIESLQDQVPILCTTDVLGEHQDHQ; the protein is encoded by the coding sequence ATGACGGCTTTTCAACAAATAAAAGAACGGCTGGAAAAAAAACGTTCCTGGTACATGATATTAACCAGCTTGCGCGCTGAACTCAAAATTAAAGCAAGATTAGAAGATATGGGTATCATGACTTACCTTCCTTTTACTTCAGTGAAGCGTCATTGGGACGGTAAAACAAAAGAAATACGCACCCCGGCAATAGCGAGATGCGTATTCATATATGCTTCGAATGAGGAAATTGAGTCATTACAAGACCAAGTTCCCATACTTTGTACAACAGATGTGCTCGGTGAGCATCAAGACCACCAATAA